The following coding sequences lie in one Arachis hypogaea cultivar Tifrunner chromosome 4, arahy.Tifrunner.gnm2.J5K5, whole genome shotgun sequence genomic window:
- the LOC112797239 gene encoding receptor-like protein kinase FERONIA, with protein sequence MRSINCYVPLFVCLLLLGFLDTKVVLGQNYKPADNILLSCGGPQTSKDSDGRVWHSDVGSKFASSKGNTSTSPAATQDPAVPTVPYMNARVFHSPYTYSFPVASGWKFLRLYFYSASYNGLNASDALFSVTSPSYTLLRNFSVAQTTLALNYVYIVKEYCINVDGDTLNVTFTPSTNKSNAYAFVNGIEVVSMPDIYTETDGSTMMVGMNSPITVDNSTALETLYRLNVGGNDISPSQDTGLFRSWSDDVPYLFGAGFGVTEPADSSVKIRYPPGTPSYIAPLDVYSTARSMGPTPNITIQYNLTWVFSIDSGFTYLVRLHFCEGTSVINKVNQRVFDIFLNNQTADPAADVIAMAQAEYGTSYTNGVAIHKDYAVFVPNGEPRQDLWLSLHPDKTMKPNYYDAILNGVEIFKISDANGNLAGTNPIPPPLQDNIDLALVRSHHATSKNHTGIIAGGVAGGIVVALVIGLFAFIVSRRRRQGKEPSSSEGPSGWLPLSLYGNSHSAASAKTNTTGSYASSLPSNLCRHFSFAEIKAATNNFDEALLLGVGGFGKVYKGEIDGGSTKVAIKRGNPLSEQGVHEFQTEIEMLSKLRHRHLVSLIGYCEENTEMILVYDYMAHGTLREHLYKTQKPPLPWKQRLEICIGAARGLHYLHTGAKHTIIHRDVKTTNILLDEKWVAKVSDFGLSKTGPTLDNTHVSTVVKGSFGYLDPEYFRRQQLTDKSDVYSFGVVLFEILCARPALNPTLAKEQVSLAEWAAHCYRKGNLDQIVDPYLKGKIAFECFKKFAETAMKCVADQGIERPSMGDVLWNLEFALQLQESAEESGKGFAGILNEEEPLCADPKGKKDSDALPMYDGNTDSRSSGMSMSIGGRSLASEDSDGLTPSAVFSQIMNPKGR encoded by the coding sequence ATGAGGAGCATCAATTGCTATGTTCCATTGTTTGTTTGCTTGTTGTTGTTAGGATTCTTAGATACTAAGGTTGTCCTAGGACAAAATTATAAGCCTGCAGATAACATTCTATTGAGCTGTGGTGGTCCTCAAACTAGTAAAGATTCTGATGGAAGGGTATGGCATAGTGATGTTGGTTCCAAGTTTGCATCATCCAAGGGAAACACCAGCACCTCGCCAGCGGCGACTCAGGACCCTGCTGTCCCTACTGTGCCATACATGAATGCCAGGGTGTTCCATTCGCCTTATACATACTCCTTTCCGGTGGCGTCCGGTTGGAAGTTCCTCCGGCTGTACTTCTACTCGGCGTCCTACAATGGACTCAATGCCAGCGACGCGCTGTTCTCGGTGACTTCGCCGTCCTATACCTTGCTCAGGAACTTCAGTGTGGCGCAAACCACACTGGCTCTGAATTATGTCTACATTGTGAAGGAGTACTGCATCAATGTTGATGGGGATACCTTGAATGTGACTTTCACTCCATCGACCAACAAGTCGAACGCTTATGCGTTTGTTAATGGGATTGAGGTTGTGTCCATGCCTGATATTTATACTGAAACTGATGGTTCTACCATGATGGTGGGTATGAATTCTCCTATCACTGTTGACAACAGCACTGCACTTGAGACTCTCTATAGGTTGAATGTGGGTGGAAATGATATCTCGCCTTCCCAAGATACTGGTCTGTTTAGGTCTTGGTCTGATGATGTGCCCTACCTATTTGGGGCAGGGTTTGGTGTGACCGAGCCTGCTGATTCGTCGGTCAAGATTCGGTATCCTCCAGGCACACCAAGTTATATTGCTCCACTTGATGTCTACAGTACAGCCAGATCAATGGGGCCAACTCCGAACATCACCATTCAATACAACTTGACTTGGGTTTTCTCTATTGACTCTGGGTTTACGTATCTTGTGAGACTCCATTTTTGTGAGGGAACATCAGTTATAAACAAGGTCAATCAGAGAGTATTTGATATATTCCTCAATAATCAAACTGCTGATCCCGCGGCTGATGTTATTGCGATGGCACAAGCAGAATACGGAACTTCATATACAAATGGAGTTGCAATTCATAAAGATTACGCTGTGTTTGTTCCCAATGGAGAGCCACGCCAAGATCTGTGGCTTTCATTACATCCTGATAAAACTATGAAGCCCAACTATTATGATGCAATCTTGAATGGAGTGGAGATATTCAAAATTAGTGATGCTAATGGTAATCTGGCTGGGACAAATCCTATTCCTCCTCCACTGCAAGACAACATTGACCTCGCTTTGGTTAGGAGTCATCATGCTACATCGAAGAATCATACAGGAATAATTGCAGGAGGTGTTGCTGGAGGAATTGTTGTAGCACTTGTCATTGGATTATTTGCTTTCATTGTATCCCGTCGTCGCAGGCAAGGAAAGGAGCCTAGTTCAAGTGAAGGGCCATCCGGATGGCTTCCACTTTCTCTGTACGGCAATTCGCACTCTGCAGCTTCGGCCAAGACCAACACAACAGGAAGTTATGCGTCCTCTCTGCCATCGAACCTTTGTCGTCACTTCTCATTTGCTGAAATCAAGGCCGCCACGAACAACTTTGATGAGGCTTTGCTTCTTGGTGTGGGAGGATTTGGTAAGGTTTACAAAGGTGAAATCGATGGCGGGTCAACCAAAGTAGCAATCAAGCGTGGGAATCCATTGTCTGAGCAAGGAGTGCACGAGTTCCAAACCGAGATTGAAATGCTCTCTAAACTCCGCCACCGCCACCTTGTCTCATTGATTGGTTATTGTGAAGAAAACACTGAAATGATTCTTGTCTATGATTACATGGCCCATGGAACACTCAGGGAGCATCTATACAAGACACAGAAACCTCCATTGCCTTGGAAACAAAGGCTTGAGATATGCATTGGAGCTGCTCGGGGTTTACACTATCTTCACACTGGTGCCAAACACACTATCATCCACCGTGATGTGAAGACAACAAACATCTTACTTGATGAGAAGTGGGTGGCCAAGGTCTCTGATTTCGGCTTGTCAAAAACCGGCCCAACATTGGATAACACACACGTAAGCACTGTCGTAAAGGGTAGTTTCGGATACTTGGATCCAGAATACTTCAGGAGGCAGCAACTCACTGACAAATCCGATGTTTACTCATTTGGGGTGGTTCTCTTTGAGATACTCTGTGCTCGTCCGGCTCTAAATCCGACCCTTGCCAAGGAGCAAGTGAGTCTAGCCGAGTGGGCGGCTCACTGCTACAGAAAAGGCAATCTTGACCAAATTGTGGATCCTTACCTCAAGGGCAAGATAGCTTTTGAATGCTTCAAGAAGTTTGCCGAGACTGCGATGAAGTGTGTGGCCGACCAAGGTATCGAGCGGCCATCCATGGGCGATGTCTTGTGGAACCTCGAGTTTGCTTTGCAGCTGCAAGAAAGCGCCGAGGAGAGTGGCAAGGGATTCGCCGGAATACTCAACGAGGAGGAGCCGCTATGCGCAGATCCTAAAGGGAAGAAGGACTCTGATGCATTGCCAATGTATGATGGCAATACTGATTCAAGAAGCAGTGGCATGAGCATGAGCATTGGTGGTAGAAGCTTAGCAAGTGAAGACTCTGATGGATTAACACCAAGTGCTGTTTTCTCTCAGATCATGAATCCAAAGGGTCGTTAA